Proteins encoded together in one Flavobacteriales bacterium window:
- the metG gene encoding methionine--tRNA ligase yields MKEIQRHTITAALPYANGPLHIGHIAGAYLPADIFVRSLRQRGKEVLFICGSDEHGAAITIRAMKEGTTPRAIVDTYHALMGQAFQDFGIHFDIYDRTSSELHRETSQGFFLKLLENGAFSVQEEQQYFDEEAKQFLADRYIMGTCPTCGNPDAYGDQCEKCGSALSPRDLIDPRSTLSGAKPVLKPTQHWYLKMDEAQQWVDTWINTGVLDGSPHHDPREWKASVLGQCNSWLKDGLRPRAMTRDLDWGVPVPLPGAEGKVLYVWLDAPIGYISATKRWAREHNIDWEKWWKADDTRLIHFIGKDNIVFHAIIFPILLKLHGGYVLPQNVPANEFLNLEGRKISTSRNWAVWLHEYLERWPGRQDELRYCLATIIPEQKDSEFTWKDFQDKNNNELVAIIGNFVQRVFVLCHKYYDGQAPAAGEKLDMDVALWSAVHGSAEEVAKHIDHFRLRDALGSAMNVARAGNKYLSDNEPWKLERTDPERTRTILANSLNVAAVLSIVLEPFLPHTAAKLRRMLGIAALPWSEAFRSDLIGAGQELGKPEHLFKPITDTEIQPEIERLHATERATGVPPVVKASATGGTPVADAKPNITFDDFAKLDLRVGTIVAAERVPKADKLLKLAIDIGEAQPRTVVSGIAMHYAPEQLPGQQVVLVANLEPRKMRGVESQGMVLMAEDAAGKLVFVQPKDAIGPGAEVR; encoded by the coding sequence GTGAAGGAGATCCAACGCCACACCATCACCGCCGCCCTGCCCTACGCCAACGGGCCGCTGCACATCGGCCACATCGCCGGGGCCTACCTGCCCGCCGACATCTTCGTACGCAGCCTGCGCCAGCGCGGCAAGGAAGTGCTCTTCATCTGCGGCAGCGACGAGCACGGCGCGGCCATCACCATCCGTGCGATGAAGGAGGGCACCACGCCGCGCGCCATCGTGGACACCTACCACGCGCTGATGGGCCAGGCCTTCCAGGACTTCGGCATCCACTTCGACATCTACGACCGCACCAGCAGCGAGCTGCACCGCGAGACCTCGCAGGGTTTCTTCCTGAAGCTGCTGGAGAATGGCGCCTTCAGTGTGCAGGAGGAGCAGCAGTACTTTGACGAGGAGGCGAAGCAGTTCCTGGCCGACCGCTACATCATGGGCACGTGCCCCACCTGCGGAAACCCCGATGCCTACGGCGACCAGTGCGAGAAGTGCGGCAGCGCGCTCAGCCCCAGGGACCTGATCGACCCGCGCAGCACCCTCAGCGGCGCCAAGCCCGTGCTGAAGCCCACGCAGCACTGGTACCTGAAGATGGACGAGGCCCAGCAATGGGTCGACACTTGGATCAACACGGGCGTGCTGGATGGCTCGCCCCACCACGACCCCAGGGAGTGGAAGGCCAGCGTGCTGGGCCAGTGCAACAGTTGGCTGAAGGATGGCCTGCGTCCCCGCGCCATGACGCGCGACCTGGACTGGGGCGTGCCCGTGCCGCTGCCCGGCGCCGAAGGCAAGGTGCTCTACGTGTGGCTCGACGCGCCCATCGGCTACATCAGCGCCACCAAGCGCTGGGCCAGGGAACACAATATCGATTGGGAGAAGTGGTGGAAAGCGGACGATACCCGCCTCATCCACTTCATCGGCAAGGACAACATCGTCTTCCACGCCATCATCTTCCCGATCCTGCTGAAGCTCCACGGCGGCTATGTGCTTCCGCAGAACGTGCCGGCCAATGAGTTCCTCAACCTCGAGGGAAGGAAGATCAGCACCAGCCGAAACTGGGCGGTGTGGCTGCACGAGTACCTGGAGCGCTGGCCGGGACGGCAGGACGAGCTGCGCTATTGCCTGGCCACCATCATCCCCGAACAGAAGGACAGCGAGTTCACGTGGAAGGATTTCCAGGACAAGAACAACAACGAGCTCGTGGCCATCATCGGCAACTTCGTGCAGCGCGTGTTCGTACTGTGCCACAAGTACTACGACGGCCAGGCGCCCGCGGCCGGGGAGAAGCTCGACATGGATGTGGCGCTCTGGAGCGCGGTGCACGGCAGTGCAGAGGAGGTGGCGAAGCACATCGACCACTTCCGCCTGCGCGATGCGCTGGGCAGCGCCATGAACGTGGCCCGCGCGGGCAACAAGTACCTCAGCGACAACGAGCCGTGGAAGCTGGAGAGGACCGATCCGGAGCGCACGCGCACCATCCTGGCCAACAGCCTCAACGTGGCCGCGGTGCTCAGCATCGTGCTGGAGCCCTTCCTGCCGCACACCGCCGCGAAGCTGCGCCGCATGCTCGGCATCGCTGCGCTGCCGTGGAGCGAGGCCTTCCGCAGTGACCTGATCGGTGCCGGCCAGGAGCTGGGCAAGCCGGAGCACCTCTTCAAGCCGATCACCGACACGGAGATCCAGCCGGAGATCGAGCGGCTCCACGCAACTGAGCGTGCAACAGGCGTCCCTCCTGTTGTGAAAGCATCTGCAACAGGCGGGACGCCTGTTGCAGATGCGAAGCCGAACATCACCTTCGACGACTTCGCCAAGCTCGACCTGCGCGTGGGCACCATCGTGGCGGCGGAGCGCGTGCCGAAGGCCGACAAGCTGCTGAAGCTGGCCATCGACATCGGGGAGGCGCAGCCGCGCACCGTGGTCAGTGGCATCGCCATGCACTATGCGCCGGAGCAGCTGCCCGGTCAGCAGGTGGTGCTGGTGGCCAACCTGGAGCCGCGCAAGATGCGCGGGGTGGAGAGCCAGGGCATGGTGCTGATGGCCGAGGACGCCGCCGGCAAGCTGGTGTTCGTGCAGCCGAAGGACGCGATCGGGCCGGGGGCGGAGGTGCGGTGA
- a CDS encoding YraN family protein, whose protein sequence is MAMHLRTGAEGEQAACHWLEQRGYRIEARNWRHGRLEVDIVARHGRTLVIVEVKTRRSDRYDGPADAVGPAKQRNLYRAAEAYLDALGEDIAVRFDIITVWMDGAAPRIEHLEDAFYPTPDEETDEGPAPWPTR, encoded by the coding sequence ATGGCGATGCATCTGCGCACCGGGGCCGAGGGGGAGCAAGCCGCGTGCCATTGGCTTGAGCAGCGGGGCTATCGCATCGAGGCGCGCAACTGGAGGCATGGCCGGCTAGAGGTCGACATCGTAGCACGCCACGGCCGGACCCTGGTGATCGTGGAGGTGAAGACACGCCGCAGCGACCGGTACGACGGACCGGCCGATGCGGTAGGGCCGGCGAAGCAACGCAACCTGTACCGTGCGGCGGAAGCCTATCTTGACGCCCTCGGCGAGGACATCGCGGTGCGCTTCGACATCATCACGGTGTGGATGGATGGCGCCGCCCCCCGCATCGAACACCTGGAGGACGCCTTCTACCCCACCCCCGATGAAGAGACCGACGAAGGGCCCGCGCCGTGGCCGACCCGATGA
- a CDS encoding DUF4412 domain-containing protein, translating into MKTYVRPLALMALAAAPLFAAAQAFEGVVEFTKTTGPVVTSYKYFVKGDHVRIEEINARGEVQGIMLVDNRDKTVVALSLDRKLYMDVPNMRLPKDVETSVEKSGELKDLAGYKCEKWVVKGPKEDRVITYWVAADEFNFFVSMLETLNRKEESALFFLDVPGNKGLFPMMAVENKMDGAEVSRLEVTKVTKGVQKPGLFEIPPGFNKFERN; encoded by the coding sequence ATGAAAACCTACGTACGTCCCCTTGCCCTCATGGCCCTGGCCGCCGCTCCGCTCTTCGCTGCGGCCCAGGCCTTTGAAGGGGTGGTCGAGTTCACCAAGACCACAGGACCCGTGGTCACCTCCTACAAGTACTTCGTCAAGGGCGATCACGTCCGCATCGAGGAGATCAACGCCCGCGGTGAGGTGCAGGGCATCATGCTGGTGGACAACCGCGATAAGACCGTGGTGGCCCTCAGCCTGGACCGCAAACTGTACATGGACGTGCCGAACATGCGGTTGCCCAAGGATGTGGAGACCAGCGTGGAGAAGTCCGGTGAGCTGAAGGACCTGGCCGGCTACAAGTGCGAGAAGTGGGTGGTGAAAGGCCCCAAGGAGGACCGGGTGATCACCTACTGGGTGGCCGCCGACGAGTTCAACTTCTTCGTATCGATGTTGGAGACCCTGAACCGCAAGGAGGAGTCGGCGCTCTTCTTCCTGGACGTGCCGGGCAACAAAGGGCTCTTCCCCATGATGGCCGTGGAGAACAAGATGGACGGCGCGGAGGTGAGCCGCCTGGAGGTGACCAAGGTGACCAAGGGCGTGCAGAAGCCCGGTCTGTTCGAGATCCCGCCGGGCTTCAACAAGTTCGAGCGGAATTAG
- a CDS encoding class I SAM-dependent methyltransferase: protein MSLKLKADYWLRSALNVRQERRCPCCGGTDLRVVDHKYIVTWLLECRQCHLRHRHPKDDPAWLERFYQKEYTVDTHMITKLPDAAAMEKLKAEGFPELRDISPYIKALRPQAGRVLDYGCSWGYHVFKMHRAGLDAEGFELSRPRAAFGQRTLGVTIHSDPAAVQGRYDVISSSHVIEHLASIPDLVTFSRAHLVPGGLFMAFCPNGSDAYRRREPGLFHVNWGSLHPNYLDIPFARHLFREVPHLILTGDWTYDTAELAAWDQRSQRVGGREDGKELLIIAVL from the coding sequence ATGAGCCTCAAGCTGAAGGCCGACTACTGGCTTCGTTCCGCCCTGAACGTGCGCCAGGAGCGGCGCTGCCCCTGTTGCGGTGGCACCGACCTGCGGGTGGTGGACCACAAGTACATCGTCACCTGGCTGCTGGAGTGCCGGCAATGCCACCTGCGGCACCGCCACCCCAAGGACGATCCGGCCTGGCTGGAGCGCTTCTACCAGAAGGAGTACACGGTGGACACCCACATGATCACCAAGCTGCCCGATGCGGCGGCCATGGAAAAGCTGAAGGCGGAAGGCTTCCCGGAGCTGCGCGACATCTCCCCGTACATCAAGGCGCTTCGCCCGCAGGCCGGGCGCGTGCTGGACTACGGCTGTAGCTGGGGCTATCACGTGTTCAAGATGCACCGGGCCGGGCTGGATGCCGAGGGCTTCGAACTGAGCCGGCCACGTGCCGCCTTCGGGCAGCGTACCCTGGGCGTTACCATCCACAGCGACCCCGCCGCGGTGCAGGGCCGCTACGACGTCATCAGCAGTTCGCATGTGATCGAGCACCTGGCCTCTATCCCCGACCTGGTGACCTTCAGCCGGGCGCACCTTGTGCCGGGGGGGCTGTTCATGGCCTTCTGCCCCAACGGCAGCGACGCCTACCGACGCCGTGAGCCGGGCCTGTTCCACGTCAACTGGGGATCGCTGCACCCCAACTACCTCGACATCCCTTTTGCGCGCCACCTGTTCCGCGAGGTGCCCCACCTGATCCTCACCGGCGACTGGACCTACGATACGGCGGAACTGGCGGCGTGGGACCAACGCTCACAACGCGTCGGGGGCCGCGAGGACGGCAAGGAGCTGCTGATCATCGCGGTGTTGTGA
- a CDS encoding LD-carboxypeptidase, with protein sequence MLLPPALRPGDTIAIVPTARAITVEELRDGIALAESWGLKVKLGAGIGRKHFQQAGTAEERAADLQAALDDPTVRAIWCARGGYGTVHLLDHLDLSKLRRDPKWIVGFSDITVLHNALHNIGIASLHAQMPFHIGAKTEATRDTLRAALFGEEWRVTSSEWRVTSSEWRVGSTTLATRHSPLATPRIGQCEGVLIGGNLSMLYALRGTPYDIDPRGKILFMEDLDELLYHVDRMVQNLRLAGWFKELAGLIVGGMSDMRDKNPEDPFGKTAERIIADALGDADFPVCYGFPAGHIDDNRALVLSATVKLSVTADGASISYVDRGTA encoded by the coding sequence CTGCTCCTCCCGCCGGCCCTGCGCCCCGGCGACACCATCGCCATCGTGCCCACGGCCCGCGCCATCACGGTAGAAGAGCTGCGCGATGGCATCGCGCTGGCCGAAAGCTGGGGTCTGAAGGTGAAGCTGGGCGCGGGCATCGGCCGCAAGCACTTCCAGCAGGCGGGCACCGCCGAGGAACGCGCCGCTGACCTGCAGGCCGCGCTCGATGACCCAACAGTCCGCGCCATCTGGTGCGCCCGCGGCGGCTACGGCACCGTACATCTGCTCGACCACCTGGACCTTTCCAAGCTCCGCCGCGACCCCAAGTGGATCGTGGGCTTCAGCGACATCACCGTGCTGCACAACGCCCTGCACAACATCGGCATCGCCAGCCTCCACGCGCAGATGCCCTTCCACATCGGGGCGAAGACGGAGGCCACGCGGGATACGCTGCGGGCCGCGCTGTTCGGGGAGGAGTGGCGAGTAACGAGCAGCGAGTGGCGAGTAACGAGTAGCGAGTGGCGAGTAGGCTCGACAACACTCGCTACTCGCCACTCGCCACTCGCCACTCCACGAATTGGACAATGTGAAGGGGTATTGATCGGCGGCAACCTCTCCATGCTCTACGCCCTGCGCGGCACGCCCTACGACATCGACCCGCGCGGCAAGATCCTGTTCATGGAGGACCTCGACGAGCTGCTCTACCACGTGGACCGCATGGTGCAGAACCTGCGGCTGGCGGGCTGGTTCAAGGAACTGGCCGGGCTCATCGTGGGTGGCATGAGCGACATGCGCGACAAGAACCCGGAGGACCCGTTCGGCAAGACCGCCGAGCGGATCATCGCCGATGCGCTGGGGGATGCGGACTTCCCCGTTTGCTACGGCTTCCCTGCCGGCCACATCGATGACAACCGGGCGCTAGTACTGAGCGCTACGGTGAAGCTCAGCGTTACTGCAGACGGTGCGTCGATCTCTTACGTCGACCGAGGAACCGCTTGA
- a CDS encoding HNH endonuclease codes for MKFELKRLQRGSSEQEIIDEIIRVSGLIQDPYITGKKFDEFSKISASHLKKRFGGWEAVLTKCGLGHRYSGKTVSDKMTRQIAKNLSNEELIQELRRVAEVLEKSELSQTDFNSNSAFSSSAITRRFGSWSLGLAAAGLNTVKMAKRYSEIEYYENLLEVWTHYGRQPKYDEMDSPPSRISSGAYERKWGKWSNALLSFIAYANGDVVISEEPIEPKIIIRDISVNKKKDTRGISLGMRYAVLSRDRFRCIKCGLSPATSLDCKLHVDHITPFSKEGKTTIENLQTTCESCNLGKGNRYNE; via the coding sequence ATGAAGTTTGAACTCAAACGCTTGCAAAGAGGGTCATCGGAACAAGAGATAATCGATGAAATTATTCGCGTATCGGGACTGATACAGGACCCTTACATTACAGGGAAGAAGTTTGATGAGTTCTCGAAAATTTCAGCAAGCCACTTAAAAAAACGATTCGGTGGGTGGGAAGCTGTCTTAACCAAATGTGGTTTAGGCCATAGATATTCAGGCAAGACTGTATCTGATAAGATGACAAGGCAGATTGCCAAAAATCTTTCAAATGAAGAACTGATTCAAGAGTTGCGAAGAGTAGCAGAAGTATTGGAGAAGAGTGAGTTATCCCAAACTGATTTTAATAGTAACTCAGCTTTCAGTTCTTCGGCCATTACCAGACGATTTGGTAGTTGGTCTCTTGGACTTGCCGCCGCTGGATTGAATACAGTGAAGATGGCGAAGAGATACTCGGAAATAGAGTATTATGAGAACTTATTAGAAGTGTGGACTCATTATGGCAGACAACCGAAATATGATGAAATGGATTCCCCGCCTTCTCGAATCTCATCTGGAGCATACGAGCGGAAATGGGGTAAATGGTCGAATGCACTCTTATCATTCATCGCTTATGCAAATGGTGATGTGGTCATAAGTGAGGAGCCGATTGAGCCAAAAATAATAATACGAGATATCAGTGTTAATAAGAAAAAGGATACAAGGGGTATTAGCTTGGGTATGCGGTATGCTGTTCTATCTAGAGATCGGTTTAGATGTATAAAGTGCGGTTTGAGCCCAGCAACGAGTTTGGATTGCAAGCTGCATGTGGATCATATTACTCCTTTCTCGAAAGAAGGTAAAACTACAATTGAAAACTTGCAAACGACTTGCGAGTCTTGCAATTTAGGTAAAGGGAATAGGTATAACGAGTAA
- a CDS encoding RNA-binding S4 domain-containing protein encodes MKRPTKGPRRGRPDDARPGRRDDRSDKGSGPRRSARSDERPPRSGTGRGASADRRGGSDRPRGDREDREQRPGRRDERSAGPRRGPVSDRGGRDQRTERPTRGTSRPRSGGDRPAWREDDRGPRRSDDGERPQGDRSDRRSPRSGGPRPQRTSGAGRSYRGGEGRGERPGRYDREDRTSRPSREAAPRSDRDRDDRRSAPRGERSPASRGRGRGWSDRPVDRRPPVSRVSANDPEARKPFRKGERSNRFALPNPANEGLVRLNRYLAQAGVGSRREADDLIASGAVTVNGKVVTELGTKVRPEDKVHFGGQRLSMEQKRYVLLNKPKDFITTTDDPQERRTVMNLVASACSERLYPVGRLDRNTTGVLLLTNDGDLAKRLTHPSHGAEKIYHATLDKAMTKADLEQLVKGVHLDDGPAHAVEASFVEDSGKREVGLKLHMGRNRVVRRMFEALGYEVVKLDRVMFAGLTKKELSRGHWRHLSEKEVTLLARQHATVKPRPGGQGPRAPRTTSAPRPRRPRKV; translated from the coding sequence ATGAAGAGACCGACGAAGGGCCCGCGCCGTGGCCGACCCGATGATGCGCGCCCCGGGCGCCGCGACGATCGCAGCGACAAGGGGTCCGGACCGCGCCGAAGCGCCCGTTCCGACGAGCGCCCCCCCCGCAGCGGCACAGGGCGTGGCGCCTCCGCGGACCGCCGGGGTGGAAGCGATCGCCCCCGCGGGGATCGTGAGGACCGGGAACAGCGGCCGGGGCGCAGGGACGAACGCTCAGCAGGCCCCCGGCGGGGCCCGGTTTCCGACCGTGGAGGGCGTGACCAACGCACGGAACGACCCACCAGAGGGACTTCCCGACCGCGCTCCGGGGGCGATCGGCCCGCTTGGCGCGAGGACGACCGGGGTCCGCGGCGCAGCGACGACGGTGAACGGCCGCAGGGCGACCGTTCGGATCGCCGTTCCCCGCGCTCCGGCGGTCCACGTCCGCAACGCACCTCGGGTGCAGGCCGCAGCTATCGGGGCGGCGAAGGCCGAGGTGAACGACCTGGCCGCTATGACCGTGAGGACCGCACATCACGCCCGTCACGGGAGGCAGCGCCGCGCAGCGATCGGGACCGCGACGACCGCCGTTCCGCGCCGCGTGGGGAAAGGTCCCCCGCCAGTCGTGGCCGGGGTCGGGGCTGGAGCGACCGCCCGGTGGACCGCCGTCCGCCGGTGAGCCGTGTATCCGCGAACGACCCTGAAGCCCGCAAGCCGTTCCGCAAGGGCGAACGCAGCAACCGCTTCGCCCTGCCCAACCCGGCCAACGAGGGTCTGGTGCGGCTGAACCGCTACCTGGCGCAGGCCGGGGTCGGCAGCCGCCGCGAAGCGGATGATCTCATCGCCTCCGGCGCCGTCACCGTGAACGGGAAGGTGGTGACCGAGCTGGGCACCAAGGTGCGCCCCGAGGACAAGGTTCACTTCGGGGGGCAGCGGCTCAGCATGGAGCAGAAGCGCTACGTGCTGCTGAACAAGCCGAAGGACTTCATCACCACCACGGACGACCCGCAGGAACGGCGCACGGTGATGAACCTGGTGGCCTCGGCCTGTTCCGAGCGCCTGTACCCTGTGGGACGGCTGGACCGCAACACCACGGGGGTGCTGCTGCTCACCAACGACGGCGACCTGGCCAAGCGGTTGACGCACCCCAGCCACGGGGCGGAGAAGATCTATCACGCCACCCTGGACAAGGCGATGACCAAGGCGGACCTGGAGCAGCTAGTGAAGGGCGTGCATCTGGACGATGGTCCGGCGCACGCTGTGGAGGCCAGTTTCGTGGAGGACAGCGGCAAGCGCGAGGTCGGCCTCAAGCTGCACATGGGCCGCAACCGGGTGGTGCGCCGCATGTTCGAGGCGCTCGGCTACGAGGTGGTGAAGCTGGACCGCGTGATGTTCGCCGGCCTCACCAAGAAGGAACTGTCCCGAGGACACTGGCGCCACCTTTCCGAAAAGGAGGTGACCCTGCTGGCCCGCCAGCACGCCACGGTGAAGCCACGCCCCGGCGGGCAGGGGCCGCGCGCGCCACGGACCACGAGCGCTCCGCGCCCCCGACGTCCCCGGAAGGTGTGA